In Lemur catta isolate mLemCat1 chromosome 1, mLemCat1.pri, whole genome shotgun sequence, one DNA window encodes the following:
- the LOC123642407 gene encoding LOW QUALITY PROTEIN: uncharacterized protein LOC123642407 (The sequence of the model RefSeq protein was modified relative to this genomic sequence to represent the inferred CDS: inserted 3 bases in 2 codons; deleted 1 base in 1 codon): MPPSPHPPLAWLQPSSAASRHSLKRTKFASVLPTWTPEDATETCPGDTSPRGPKPARWGARGAASAPAVPHARPSRSGPPHLKACGGGGRAPGPAPAAPPARVREWRRRPRGASSASGPGGRPGSSRREGRRGSYLRTVPAARRWAAGRAGGPGXAESSGGGGGGGGYRSAPRPIVSLPRGSRRSRAREPGSSPARHLLPPLWKRPPPPRAARPGPRLRAAGPARLTDRRQPSPLRPRPPPSWRGPGGPFPAARARRXRAPAVRAPAGHGGARPGLQVGRESTGAPRREAAPSDPGAALKARGLRRRTTDMRVCS, encoded by the exons ATGCCTCCTTCGCCCCATCCTCCCCTAGCCTGGCTGCAACCAAGTTCGGCGGCATCCAGGCACTCATTGAAAAGAACCAAGTTCGCCTCGGTCCTGCCCACTTGGACTCCGGAGGACGCAACTGAAACTTGCCCGGGAGACACGTCTCCCCGGGGACCGAAACCGGCTCGGTGGGGAGCGAGGGGGGCGGCCTCGGCCCCCGCCGTCCCGCACGCCCGCCCGTCACGGAGCGGACCCCCCCACCTCAAGGcgtgcgggggcgggggccgcgcGCCCGGGCCTGCCCCTGCGGCGCCCCCTGCCCGGGTCCGGGAATGGCGGCGTCGGCCGCGCGGGGCCAGCTCCGCGTCCGGCCCGGGAGGACGCCCGGGGAGCTCGCGGCgcgaggggaggagaggaagttACCTCCGGACGGTCCCGGCTGCG CGGCGGTGGGCAGCGGGCAGGGCGGGCGGTCCGGG GGCCGAGAGTTCCGGCGGCGGCGGTGGTGGCGGTGGCTACCGCAGTGCCCCCCGCCCCATTGTTTCCCTTCCAAGAGGATCCCGGCGAAGCCGAGCCCGGGAACCAGGAAGTTCCCCGGCGCGACACCTCCTGCCGCCGCTATGGAAACGGCCCCCGCCTCCCAGGGCGGCTCGCCCGGGACCCCGCCTCcgcgccgccggccccgcccgcctCACCGACCGCCGCCAACCGTCGCCGCTGCGGCCGCGGCCGCCGCCATCTTGGCGCGGCCCGGGCGGCCCCTTCCCGGCGGCACGTGCGCGCC GCCGCGCTCCCGCCGTGCGCGCTCCCGCCGGCCACGGGGGTGCGCGCCCAGGGCTGCAGGTGGGACGCGAGTCCACCGGAGCCCCTCGGCGGGAGGCCGCCCCTTCTGACCCGGGCGCCGCGCTAAAGGCCCGGGGTCTGCGGCGGAGAACGACCGACATGCGTGTGTGCAGCTGA